Proteins encoded within one genomic window of Kitasatospora viridis:
- a CDS encoding peptide ligase PGM1-related protein: protein MTRRSLSGLAQRSADALRDAGLVAASLSRTGVVTHAGYLVEDLSDGTVRVTYVATSLPPNARLVFNITETCAQVLEKAGLTVDIALGMNQLPHLSITSPPPSAQALTA from the coding sequence ATGACCCGGCGTTCCCTCTCCGGCCTCGCCCAGCGCAGCGCGGACGCACTGCGGGACGCCGGGTTGGTGGCCGCCTCCCTCTCCAGGACCGGAGTCGTCACCCACGCCGGGTACTTGGTCGAGGACCTGTCCGACGGCACCGTCCGGGTCACCTACGTCGCCACCAGCCTTCCGCCCAACGCCCGGCTCGTCTTCAACATCACCGAGACCTGCGCCCAGGTGCTGGAGAAAGCGGGACTGACGGTGGACATCGCACTCGGCATGAACCAGCTGCCCCACCTCAGCATCACCTCACCGCCGCCTTCCGCCCAGGCCCTCACTGCCTGA
- a CDS encoding DUF6283 family protein produces the protein MTDAQTPERGSCSTGTPHRRYPCNECPWKRETEPGQFTAERYELLRNTSEQIEVTSMEDIVSQPMFACHKSPEGDEEACAGWLAVEGHQHIGIRLAVATGRIPAQALRPGEGWPELFDTFEEMAERQGAVDG, from the coding sequence GTGACCGACGCCCAGACCCCGGAGCGCGGCTCCTGCAGCACGGGCACGCCGCACCGCCGCTACCCGTGCAACGAGTGCCCGTGGAAGCGCGAGACCGAGCCCGGCCAGTTCACCGCCGAGCGGTACGAGCTGCTCCGCAACACCAGCGAGCAGATCGAGGTGACCAGCATGGAGGACATCGTCTCCCAGCCGATGTTCGCCTGCCACAAATCCCCCGAAGGCGACGAGGAGGCATGCGCGGGCTGGCTCGCCGTCGAGGGCCACCAGCACATCGGCATCCGGCTCGCGGTAGCCACCGGCCGCATCCCGGCCCAGGCGCTGCGCCCCGGCGAGGGGTGGCCCGAGCTGTTCGACACCTTCGAAGAGATGGCCGAGCGGCAGGGCGCGGTCGACGGGTGA
- a CDS encoding DUF3263 domain-containing protein, with product MTPADEDLPVRGPDGLFDFQRAVLDFERSGSWGPHNRGTKESQIREQLGISASRYAQILNHLLDEQAALAYAPVLVNHLRRVRHQARIARGSLPPDPAPPTDDSAPTLPI from the coding sequence GTGACCCCGGCCGATGAGGACCTGCCCGTACGCGGCCCCGACGGCCTGTTCGACTTCCAGCGCGCGGTGCTCGACTTCGAGCGCAGCGGCAGCTGGGGGCCGCACAACCGGGGGACCAAGGAGAGCCAGATCCGGGAGCAGCTCGGCATCTCCGCCTCCCGGTACGCGCAGATCCTGAACCACCTGCTCGACGAGCAAGCCGCCCTGGCCTACGCCCCTGTGCTGGTCAACCACCTGCGCAGGGTGCGCCACCAGGCCCGGATCGCACGCGGCAGCCTCCCCCCGGACCCCGCCCCGCCGACCGACGACTCCGCCCCGACGCTGCCCATCTGA